Genomic window (Akkermansiaceae bacterium):
GGCCGCAAAGCCGAGGTGCCATCTTTGCCATGGCTCCCAGTCCACCGCGGCGGATGCCCCATAGACCATGCGCTCCAAGTCAGCGACCGCCGTTTTCCTCTGCCGCTGGATCTCCCGGTATTGGGTAAGGTCGAGCGAATCATACCGGAAGTTCAGCCCGGCCCGGACGTCCAGCCCATCGGTCCGCCAGCTCCATTCCGGGCGGAAGGTGACGGAATCCAGCAGGTTGTCCGTGTGGGATCCGGGGCCGAAATTCCATGCCTGGTCCCGGCGGGACCACGCCAGCGGCAGTTCCACGCCCATCCCCTGGCCGCCCTTCCAGCCCAGATTGACATCCGCCTTCCACTGTTCCTGTTCGGAAAAATATTGGTCCTCCTGACCGGCCTGCACGTAGATGGACTGCCGGGGATCATCCCTATACCGCGCCTCCGACAATGGGCCGGGAAAGCCGCTGAGTTCATCCGACCAACCGATACCGGCATCCACCTCCCATCCGTGGCCGAGCCGCCGGTCCCACCGCAGGTGGATGGACTCCACCTCGCTCATCGCGTTGTCCCGCCAGCCGTCGGAGAAGTTCCTTTCCAGATCGACGCGGATGCCGTCCGCGCCGTACCGGCCACCGTAGCCCAGCCGGTAGATGGCAAGTCCATCACTGCCCCCGGCGGCCTCCAGATAGCCGCTCCCCTTTCCCGAGGGGGTGCGGGTGACCAGGTTGATCACGCCCGCCGCCGCATTGTCCCCGAACCGGGCTGTCTGCGCGCCCCGCAGGATCTCCACACGGACGATCCGCGAAAGCGGTACCTCCAGCAGGGACACCGCCGCCATGTCCGGGCGGTTCACCGGACGGCCGTCCACCATGACCAGCACACGGGATGACGAATTTTCCCCGAACCCGCGGAGGTGCAGCGCACCCGCCGCCGCATTTCCAGAGGTGCTGGTCAGCCGCACGCCGCCTTTCACCGCCAGCAGTTCCGCCACGGAGCGGACTCCGGAGGAGATGATCTCCTCCTCACCGATGACGGTCGCGTTCCCCGCGAAGTGTGATGGAAGCACAGCCCCCCGCCATGCTTCCACCACGATTTCAGGCATCACTTCCTCGCCCGCGGCGGAAGCCACGGCGAGCAGGAGCGCCGAAAAACCGGCGAGGCTGGAAGATCCCGCCATCGCGAAAGGTTTTCTGGTCTCAGGCAGCCCTGCGTCGGCGCCAGATCAGCGCGCCTCCCATGAGCACCATCACGGAAGCGACAGGCTCCGGCACGGGATCCACGCTGGGGATATCCCCGTACGCGCCATACACCAGACCATCCCAGGATCCCGGGGCCACCACACGGAAAGGGGCGGAAACTCCGCTGCCCTCCGACCATGAGCCTTCCGCAACGGGGACACCGGTCGGATAGCCCGCCAGTCCGCCCGCCACGGACTGCGTCCAGTATGGCGAGTAGGTCGGTGCCCCGGTGTTGGTCTCCGTCACACCCAGCCAAGTGATGGCGCTGATGAAATAGTTCGGCTCCTGCGGCGTGCCGAAGTTGCTCGCGCTGATGGAAAGGTCGCTCTCCGCGGAATCGATGATCTGGAGCAGGCCCCAGGTATCCAGCGGCGAACCCGTGCTGTAAGTGTAGTAAATCTCGTAGGTGCGGCTCCCGATGTTCGGGGACTCCAGCACGAGGTAGGACACGTCCGGACCGGATCCGAGGATGATGTTGGCGGCTCCGGCAAGGCTGGCGGAGAACAGGGTGCACGCGAACGCGAACACCCTGATGGTGTTGATTTTCATATGGTCTCTTCTGGTTCTGTGGATGACCCGGACACGAGAAGAGGAACGCCCGGGCGCATGGCACACGGTCATTCTCCGTCCCAAACCCCTCTTGCGCGGAAGGGCATACGCGGCGCCGCATCCGGATGAACGGCACCGGGACGAACGAGACGGGGTGAAGTATTCGGACTCCCGACTGTGGAGGAAACGGAATCTCTTCCGTCCCTCCGCCTCCTTCCCGCCTTCACCTCCGCTCGCACGGAGATTGGCTGTATGGGAATTCGTTCGTCGGATACCGCAGCGCGACTGTTCCGGGCTCTCACCGGATTCCATGCACCCCGCATCAGGTCATCGGCAGGGACCACACCAGACCCCGGGGCATCATGCAAGCGCGTAGATTTTGCAGGGTATCATCCGCCGGGAGGGAACGGAGCGCCTCGTCCGTCGTGTGCATGGACGGGGACATCCATGCTCCATTCCACAGACAAGGCCTGTCTGAAGACAGCACTCCCAGCGTGCGGCTCACCAGATCCGCCGGATGCCGTAGGCATCCAAGGCCGGATCAGCCGAAATGATCCCCAACTGCCTGTTGGTGGCTTGGGAGACCAACATCCGGTCAAAAGGATCGGCATGATGCTTCGGAAGGTCCTGCACAAAACGGCAGTCGTTGATGCCGGGCACCAGAAGAGGAACATTCACCCTTTCCAAGGCTTCCGGGTAGCAGGTGTTCCAATCCGAACGCACATGGAAATCGAAACGCTTCCCCGAGAGCTTGATGGCGATCTCCCATAAGCTGACGAGCGAATGGAATATGGGAAGATCCCCGTCAATGGCATCACCCGCCGCACGGGAAAGACGGGCATCACCATGCAACATTTAGAGGAGCGCATGGGTATCCAGGAGCCAGCCAGTGACGGCCGCAATGAGCTTCGAAAGTTGGGTTTTCGCCTCATGGATGGAAACCTGCACGCGCACTATTTGGCCATGATGGCTAAGTTTGTCAAATCAACGCCATAACGAACGGAGCGCCGGCTTCAGCCGGCTTGGCTTCGCTGGCTGGATTCTCCGGGGCCGACTGAAGTCGGCGCTACCAGCGTGTGACCCAGCGGACCTTCATCTGGAGACGGACGTCGCAGCATCATGGACGCGCTTCGTTTTCCAGAGCAAAAAGAGATTCACCAGGCTGATCAGGAAGATCCACGCGCCGGTCTGGAAGATGGCGGTTGTGAAGGACCTCATGGTCTCGACGGACGAAACCATCACCCTTTCTCCCGATTCCATGAATGTGATTACGGACTCGTGCAGACCCGCGGTGTAGGATTTCCCGATCCTCTTTTCCATTTTCGCGCTCACCTCGGTGACAGAAGTATTGAGGAGATCTCTCTCCATTTTGTATGTCATGGTATTTGCCGCAAAACCCACACCGAACATCACCAACGTGATGAACAGGGTGAGAATGTTCAGCGCGATGAGCCACTTGACCGGATGCTTCATGGAGCGGGAAGAAAACGCCCTTTCCGCTGGAACGACAAGCCCGCGGATCGATCCGACGGGGATCTCCCGGAACTTTTCCCCGTCAGATATCACGGGTTCCGGCTAATACATCCATGGAGCCTGCTTCCGAAAAGCCCCATGCCCAGCAATCCATGAAATTTCCTCTCATCCTCTGCACCGCCATCCTGGCGACCCCATTGTCCGCCGCGCCCCAGACGCCCAATCCCGGCCTGAAGTACTACTACCCGGTGCCCGCCGCGAACCCCGCGCAGGTCATCCAGGCGGACGTCTGCGTCTACGGCGGCACGCCGGGCGGAGTCTCCGCCGCGGTCCAGTCCGCCCGCATGGGAAAAAAGGCGGTGCTGGTGGTCATGCGCCGCCACGTGGGCGGGATGACCTCAGGCGGCCTCACCGCCACGGACATCGGCAACCGCAAGGCGGTCGGCGGATTCGCCAATGAGGTCTATGGAAAGATCGGCATGACGGCCGGATTCCGGCCATCCCAGGCGGAGGCGGCTTTCCTCCATTTCCTGAAGGAGGCCGGAGTGGAGATTTACTATGAACACCGTTTGAAGGACGTCGTGAAGGAGGGCAACCGGATTACCTCCATCACCTTCGAGAACGGCAACAGCGTGAAGGCGAAGATGTTCGTGGACTCCACCTATGAGGGGGATCTGTTCGCGAAGGCCGGTGTCTCCCACCACGTGGGCCGGGAGTCGAACGCGACCTACGGGGAAACCATCAACGGAATCCAGTTCCGGAACGCGCACAACTTCAACGTCAGGGTGGATCCTTATGTGAAACCGGGAGATCCCGCCAGCGGCCTGCTGCCCGGCATTTCCGCCGAAGATCCCGGAAAGGCCGGAGACGGTGACAAGAAGATCCAGGCCTACAACTTCCGCTTCCAGCTCTGGGACGGACCGGACCGCCTGCCTTTCCCGAAGCCGGACGGCTATGACCGCGGCCGCTTCGCGCTGTATGAGCGCTACCTGAAGACCACCAAGACGCCACCGGCCCCGTTCAGGCTCCGCAACGGTGACTGCAACAACGTCGGCGGCTACTCGACCGACAACATCGGCGCGAACTATGCCTGGCCGGAGGCGGACTATGAAACGCGCGAGAAGATCTTCCAGGACCACGTGAACTACCAGAAGGGGCTGGCCTACTTCGCCACCAACGATCCGGAAGTTCCGCAGGGCGTCCGCGACAGGATGAAGGCCTGGGGCCTGATGCCGGGTGAATTTCCGGAAACCGGCGGCTTTCCGCATGAACTCTACGTCCGCGAGGGCCGCCGCATGATCTCCGACCATGTGATGACGGAGGCGGAGTGCCGCAGCATGAAGGTCGTGGCGGACTCCATCGGACTGGCCGCCTACACCATGGACTCCCACAACTGCCAGCGCGTGGTCATCGACGGCGCGGTGCGGAATGAAGGGGACGTCCAGGTCCGCGTCCCGCGCCCCTACCCCATCAGCTACCGCAGCATCGTCCCGAAGGAAGCGGAGTGCGCGAACCTCCTTGTCAGCGTCTGCCTTTCCTCCTCCCACATCGCCTATGGTTCCATCCGCATGGAGCCGGTGTTCATGATCCTGGGGCAGTCGGCCGCAACGGCGGCGTCCCTCGCCATCGATGGCAAGACGTCCGTCCAGAAAGTGGACTACGCGAAGCTGAGCGAACGCCTGCTGGCCGACCAACAGATCCTCAAATGGGATGCCCCGCCGCTCAGCGCGGAGGAGACCGCCGGCGCGCCGGAAGGCATCGAGGTGGATGACACCGCCGCCGCCAAGACCGGAAAATGGAATGAGGCGACCTCAGGCAACTACCTGCATGACGCGGACAAGGACAAGGGCACCAAGTCCATCACCTACACCCCGGATCTGCCGAAGGATGGCAACTACGACGTGTACATGACCTGGAAGAAAACCGGCAACCGCGCGACGAACGTGCCGGTGGTCATCACCGGAGCCAACGGCGAGGTGGCCGTGACCGTGGACCAGCGCAACAAAGGCGGTTGGGTGAAGATCCACTCCGGGCCGTTCAAGGCCGGAAAAACCTCCAGCCTGACCCTTTCCAACAAGGGCACCGACGGCCATGTCATCGCGGATGCGGTGCGCTGGTCGCCGGTGAAATGAAGGCGGGCATCCGTGGGACGGGCAAATGCCCATGAATCCGCCCGTTCGCTCCATGAACTGACACCTGATCTACGCATCCACGTAATGCCGGTGCGTCCGGTTTTGTGACATTGTTTTTTTGTCAGCGCGACGGACGCCCCCCACCGGAAACGCCGACAACATCCCCCCAAAAAGAGCGTTCCCCCCGACGCGACACCACCGGCAGAGAAGTCCCCCCGCTA
Coding sequences:
- a CDS encoding TonB-dependent receptor, coding for MAGSSSLAGFSALLLAVASAAGEEVMPEIVVEAWRGAVLPSHFAGNATVIGEEEIISSGVRSVAELLAVKGGVRLTSTSGNAAAGALHLRGFGENSSSRVLVMVDGRPVNRPDMAAVSLLEVPLSRIVRVEILRGAQTARFGDNAAAGVINLVTRTPSGKGSGYLEAAGGSDGLAIYRLGYGGRYGADGIRVDLERNFSDGWRDNAMSEVESIHLRWDRRLGHGWEVDAGIGWSDELSGFPGPLSEARYRDDPRQSIYVQAGQEDQYFSEQEQWKADVNLGWKGGQGMGVELPLAWSRRDQAWNFGPGSHTDNLLDSVTFRPEWSWRTDGLDVRAGLNFRYDSLDLTQYREIQRQRKTAVADLERMVYGASAAVDWEPWQRWHLGFAARLERSRVDARAESIRFPWDPDLNFDRGGSELNHALQLGLRWEGDAADAWLRYDRLYRLPSTDEIASYQGFPMAEPFNDRLEAETGHQVELGGEWRKGGWRFRLNGFVQWLDGEIAYDYLRNLNVNLAETRRHGVETELGWNSARWDLQLRHTWLDARQQSGPYSGKEIYLVPRHELSAIAGWRPLDRWLVQAEYQYTGSSFEGNDLSNNRPKLPSHATANLMLRWEGRDGWSVYGRVNNLTDERYATVKYNGVWYPAAGRQYQIGIRKEF
- a CDS encoding FAD-dependent oxidoreductase → MKFPLILCTAILATPLSAAPQTPNPGLKYYYPVPAANPAQVIQADVCVYGGTPGGVSAAVQSARMGKKAVLVVMRRHVGGMTSGGLTATDIGNRKAVGGFANEVYGKIGMTAGFRPSQAEAAFLHFLKEAGVEIYYEHRLKDVVKEGNRITSITFENGNSVKAKMFVDSTYEGDLFAKAGVSHHVGRESNATYGETINGIQFRNAHNFNVRVDPYVKPGDPASGLLPGISAEDPGKAGDGDKKIQAYNFRFQLWDGPDRLPFPKPDGYDRGRFALYERYLKTTKTPPAPFRLRNGDCNNVGGYSTDNIGANYAWPEADYETREKIFQDHVNYQKGLAYFATNDPEVPQGVRDRMKAWGLMPGEFPETGGFPHELYVREGRRMISDHVMTEAECRSMKVVADSIGLAAYTMDSHNCQRVVIDGAVRNEGDVQVRVPRPYPISYRSIVPKEAECANLLVSVCLSSSHIAYGSIRMEPVFMILGQSAATAASLAIDGKTSVQKVDYAKLSERLLADQQILKWDAPPLSAEETAGAPEGIEVDDTAAAKTGKWNEATSGNYLHDADKDKGTKSITYTPDLPKDGNYDVYMTWKKTGNRATNVPVVITGANGEVAVTVDQRNKGGWVKIHSGPFKAGKTSSLTLSNKGTDGHVIADAVRWSPVK